Genomic segment of Lepeophtheirus salmonis unplaced genomic scaffold, UVic_Lsal_1.4 unplaced_contig_2018_pilon, whole genome shotgun sequence:
aatttggttatatctttaattcaaatttgtttatacTTCATTTactgttttattaataattattcttttaattatgtatgtttagctaaaattggttataattatttcttgtttaatCCTTCCTTTTTAAACATGGAAccacaattatattttgaaaaactagtTATACTTTCTTGCTTCATTAATAATCTAGTAATGCCTTGGGAATATAGTTTATCATCGATATTATGTCGTATAGGATActttgtataaagaaaatattaaacttattttttaacaccgtcaaaattgataaaaaaacacacagaaAACCGTTCTTCTTAGGtatattcaatgttttttatttatatggatatataatacatatcaacattaattttgtaatcaaatttgctagtaaaatatattaaaacttttactaTATAGCTTAAAGCACATACataaagatacaataaaggctCGAAAAAAATTCACCAGGAATTAAATagcagaaataaaatattacgttagatgtcattcaaaatttaaaatatgattttttaataaaaagttatttttttgtgaaaaccatggatttttgataatttttccgttaaattaaatagttgaattttttcttccagaaatgtatttatttggaaatagttatgaatatttgagttttttttcccaaaaattaactttttgtgaacaactatgagtttttgtaatttttttccaaaaaacttaattttttgagcaaagttatggatttttctatttttttatccaataaaaaattaacatttataacattttagtaaatacctgtggattttgaaaataatattcaaaaaatttaatatttgaatttaattttgcatttttttttcctacaaattttaatttttggattttttttcaaaatatatcaaccccacccataaaaataatatatttttatacatattatcctGCAGACCCCTACTAAATTGTTTTTCACAATTGAATTGAATTCGATTTGTCCAAGATTGAAACTATCCTCATAGCCAGGGATggttacaattttaaaaattgaatttgagtttGAATTAACTTGACTTCAAGTAACTTCTTTGTGAGAGGTCGTGCAATTCAGTAACGAcgtgaaatatttaatatacgttcgacctttttctgtttgtacaatgattcattttttcattttagaatCAAATCAAAACTTGTCCTCTatagcccaggaatctggtttgATCAGTGTTAAACATAGCTTGACGTACGTAACTAAAAAactctaaacaacttttattatatgtcTAAAGTCTATATCTGTCTTATTTTTCTAAGCAGGCCGTACAtcatataaactattttaatactgCGTAGgatacaaatcatattttaaaggtCTCCTTAACCGAACATTTAAAGgtgttgaacatttttttaaattgaactttaatatcaaattaaaaaaattagaccaTATTCACTTCAGAGCCCCCTTCTGACAAACATGATTGTATTGATGGATGGAAGAATAAACGATTTGAATGCCttgagtatttttacccttataaataagttttgttcaacgtttgtttaagaaaaaaaaaacaataatccaCAAAGGAGTTAATTTATTCTTTGgcagaattttattttgatttcaaatatgtacttatGATACAATCCTGATAAAATGCagtttaaaggttaaaaaaaccaTCCTAGTTTAAGGATTTTAagagaacatcaattttaaacaaaaataacaagaactacatattaatttcattgatttatatatcaaggcgaaatatccttgaggcataatggctttaaagaaaaaaagtcctAATGAAAATGTCATTATCTAGCACTGTGTACTACATAAATACCctggaaaacaaattaaaaaactaactttgatattacaaaatattgaccCTCCAAAAATTGCTTTTACatcataaaatcaattttgcgtattatttataattttacacaaaactcatattttttcttcagtgGAAAGTTGATATTCAATTATCACGATCTCATAGTAGAAAGGGAATAACTTCGATAAGGATATATtgtttatgttcttttttgaaTGTTGCAAAGATTTTATGAAGACATTATATGTCTTTTGAAAGATGAAACACTTCCCCTCTATCCGCTTAGGTTATAtgcaaaatataagaataaatgcaaaaatatgcAGATTATTAACTGTTTAGCTAAAgcagcattaaaataaatatttgaacgaTCCTTTTATAACTCTATTTACCCTGTGTAGTTGTTACGTACCATACCACAAGTATCAGTGATTTTGTAAACGTAAATTGACCATCGAAAATAATAGTGGTAACACCAAACATTGTCCGGTGTTATTAAGCGGCGTcgaacaaacaaactttgagctcaaaatatagaaataagttcccaagaaatcatcagtgttacttactgtttttcatgagcacactcatacgtatttactcaatacatagatgttctcttctcagaaatgaaataataatcataataatagtttgatcaaaaaaaaaatgacgttatGATAGATGAGCCAGTGAgaactttagtctctagaacgcTACCTGGCTAAGTTTTAGCTACACATGCTTAATGCTAAACGcaattaatatgactacattgttatttcttaaattaaaaatgattagtGTTCCTTCgaatgtacataaatagatgtcaattatatatacagggttcggaagcaaaacctGGACTGTTTATAAATGCtatgatgtaattaaaatagagaggttttgtgattatttcctGTATATTCGAATCTTCTGATGATCTTtgtgcataagtaaacaataataaacatcatgagtgagcaagaagtaaaaaggcagaggatctcagactttctggatgccaaaattgaggggGCAGAGATTATGAACATTGTGGAGTGCTCCatatatgaaaaaggatggaaaatacctttgaagaaaagaaagaagtgGGGGGGGGCTTCTTCTCGACTAAAAACATCATGAGCCAACTCTGAATCATGAACAAAGATAATACAACAACAACATAcataaatgaaggattttattgatttaaaagatgGGCACAACAACAAGGATTAATTGGTCAATTCCAAATTGCCATTCATACACAAAACTTCTTCTCCGTTTCTGCTCACAGAGATAGTGCCATGTATGGTTCCCTTGGCAAAATTAGCAATGGAAGGTGGGATTTCAGGTAGAACAATACCAGAGATCTTGCCTCCATATTCCCCTGCCTTCAAAGGAAAAGCACAGTCTTGACCCTCTGGGAAATAGTCTGGGCACAAGAAATTCTTGTATTTTGTGACAATTTCCTCCAGTTTGTAGGAACAAGAGCCCAAATGCAGGCCTGAAGGgctctacatatgtatgttagCAAAAAGAGAAGATTAggttagttattatttaatgaattatattcagATATCTCACTTCAATGCAGGGAATGGGAATGGAGACAATTCCTTTCTTGACCAGCTTGATTTCCACATCCACATCTCCATCAAGGTCCTTGTGAAGATCAAAGAGGGCTTTCACATCCAGACTCGTTCCCAATACTACTGGAAGGGGATAAGGGGAGAGAGCAATGTTTCCTTCTCCCCAGTTATCGGGATTGCAGGACTCCCACTCCAGATCCTCTCCAGACACGGCAATGAACAAAAGTACAAAGATGGCAATACTTTTCATGTTTCTCTTTCTGGCTCAATCAATCTTTAACTGAATGACAGGAATGTAGGGATCAAGTCTTTTATATCTAACCTATTACATCCCTGAAGTATCTTATCTCTCAACTACAATTGTATACGTATACttttgaacttcaaataattactttatttatttcctaccAAGTTGTGGAATAATAGATTGATGtttgcttttaaatattttatttactaggAGGCTATGATTGCTGTTGAGGGtggtcatattgagtgaacTTGTTCACAAAAGGTCATGTCTCAAAgtttcgttaaaaaaatttctaaattttttatcaaaaaataaaattattgatacttTGCTAAAATCGGTCATTCAGTCCACATTTTCCTTCGAACCCTGTAAAATATGAGTAggttaattttctttcaaaaaattggttAAATCAGCTATGAAATTTGGCTGGGtgtacattttctaaattttacaaTTCTGACATACTAAGTTAAAGCTTTTACTTTTTAGGTAtgttaatgcaaaaaaaaagaaatgaaattagtGTATTTTAAGTAGAGTTATGACTGCCTCAAGTTCGAAAATCTTTCGAAGGAGCCAAACTTCGAAGGACTCCCAAACTCGCCCTCGCATACccataagtttaaaatttatctcATCTTGTTTCTTTGTTACGGTTTGACAATCTGacgaaaaattatcaaaatccgTGATTACCAtgacaaaaatttccaaaaaaagtgaaACCAAACGACGAACTTATAAATCGGATTTGCTTAGGAGCATCTATCAAAGGCCTGCCCGCCTATTTTATAGACAGGAATTGAGATTggagataattttattaaataaaattatcatagcCCATCAAACTTTCAGAGTCTAATTATCTTTACTTCATAACTGGTTGAGATAAAGttgtgtttgaaaaatatcctttttgcGACAAAGAGAGTTTGCAACTCTCCAGTGGAGTTACCACTAAGGGTGTGCTATCCTAATTTATTCGGGTTGACttcatagtcaaggtctgcaatgGAGTTAGGGCTCGTATTGAGGCCATTATTActgctgagggctcacatattgaataaaagttgagcgcaacactattttcagatgactTTGTTAAATACATTTGCTTATAATAGCTTGTGTATAAATTTTacacttgaaaaattgaaaatgataaagtgtGTAGAATTAGTTAAGATCCACcggatagttaaaaaaattaatagattgatgtttgcttttaaatattttatttactgacGAAAATGGTGTCTATTTTGTGTTTGTTAAACAAACCCGAAAATCAACTCTGACAATTATAAGAATACATTAGAAAAGAACAGCTTGGTTGTAATGCCCCTTCATTAGATCatatacaatcagctgtgacgagagaGGAGGgagataaggaaataaacatttgcTAGTTGGCCAAGACCTGTCCAGGATGTCAAGAGATGGAAAGTACAATTTAAGGAGTGATACAAATTCTTTTTAAGTGTAGAGGAATATAAAGGCAGATCCCACTAAGTAGATGAGTCGCCTAGATTTATCTGTTGCTCTTAGGACCATGAGGATGGATATAGAGCATATcatgggattagtttctttcataaAGACACCATGCACCTTGTGATAGAGGGTATGAAAGTCTGGAGGCTTGAGAGGCGCAAATAATCCTCGCATTGATAAAGGCAAATGGgtaaattgggaaaattttctcgaacaagaagatttttacggttgatcaattccacaactgcAGTCTTGcggaaacaaaataaaagaaccaAAGGGTTTGCCAAATATCCGGCGAAACAATCTTAATCGGTGTTGTGCATTCTGAAGGAAAAAAGATActtccgttctttttcaagggtGGACAGACAATCGGCCAGGAGGCTTAGTATACGGTGCTTAAGGTACACATTTTTGGAAAGGTTAAAGATCAAATATCCAGAGGGTAACTATTTAATGGACTCAGGACGGTGCCCCTCTGACACAGCGGCACAAGTGTCAAAAGTTCTTTGGACATTACATGCCTCAATTCCAgcccaaagagatatggcccccttCCTTACCaaatttgaacccactggaatTTTATATAGGGGAGCCTTGGAGAAGAAAACTAAAAGGATCTCTCACCCATATGTACATAGACTCGCTGAAGGTCTTATTAGTGTCTGCATGGCACAACTTGAGAGGAGGTTGCCATCCACTGGCCTATATGGCCTTGAGATGAAGGTGgcctaagtattgagtaactattgGGTTCAAAATAGAACTTTCTGAAAAGaccatctaggagatctgagattcACTGTCTTTTTGCTTGtggctcgctcatgatgatgaaattaataaacacttagtatagtttgtttaggTAAAAGGACAGCAAAAGCTGAATATCACTGTCTATAGGGGAAGTAAAATTCCAACCTTTGGGTCTGCTGTGTTGGGGATTGCCGTTGATGGCTCGAACTGTAGCTCTCTTGAGTTCATCATAGCTGACGTAGATATGCCCATCTTAGGCTCGCGGTATTTTCTAGACCTTGGCTTGGGTTCTCTTCAAAACTAAGCTACCTCAACGCTACCGTACACTTTTTATtgctcaaaataaatattttacaagtgttaCCTATGTTCTACATAAGTACAAATATATGTGGTGCCTCAAatctttgttaattattattatttattttctggagTTTACTTGCTGTATGTGTAATTATGTTTcttgtcctttttttatattattagtttatcTGTTT
This window contains:
- the LOC121126041 gene encoding uncharacterized protein, whose protein sequence is MKSIAIFVLLFIAVSGEDLEWESCNPDNWGEGNIALSPYPLPVVLGTSLDVKALFDLHKDLDGDVDVEIKLVKKGIVSIPIPCIESPSGLHLGSCSYKLEEIVTKYKNFLCPDYFPEGQDCAFPLKAGEYGGKISGIVLPEIPPSIANFAKGTIHGTISVSRNGEEVLCMNGNLELTN